The Lysobacter sp. genome includes a window with the following:
- a CDS encoding amylosucrase: MRSSHRAQARARWDAHGTHLIATFASLYADTPRFEAALQRLLAGMAACNDARPDALRALDAARERDPDWFLAQDMIGYTAYADRFGVDLRGVAERVPYLQGLGIRYLHLLPFLHAREGDNDGGFAVRDYDAVEPSLGTDDDLDALTTALRDAGISLCADLVLNHTADDHHWALAALRGDPHYRAYYHRFADRALADAYERDLHQVFPQTAPGNFTYVPTLGWVWTTFYGYQWDLNWSNPDVFVEMALTMLRLANRGIEAFRLDSTAYLWKRLGTDCMNQPEAHAILQALRAVVDIVAPGVLLKAEAIVPARELPPYFGLSNDSGNGSGNDSAAGRECHLAYHSTLMAALWVALAEQRGDLLADVIAHTPTLPKASGWLTYLRCHDDIGWNVLREEARGGESHAPFDLARVARFYAGDTGDSFARGCSFQSAGGDHVHGTNGMASALAGIADAQARGDADALALAEQRLQLLYGIVFVTAGLPALYMGDEIALGNDEAYIDDPLRAAEGRWLHRPAMAWAKADAVDAGHDTETTAAHISSALRRMIAVRRASPALRGDAPMRALDFADTALLGIARGDDFIALFNLSARPVSATPPTAFVGSRWRDLLDDNKPAIALPIVLAPYALRWLRRE; this comes from the coding sequence ATGCGTTCATCGCATCGCGCGCAGGCGCGCGCACGCTGGGATGCGCATGGCACGCATCTGATCGCCACCTTCGCTTCGCTCTACGCCGATACGCCGCGCTTCGAAGCCGCGCTGCAGCGGCTGCTCGCCGGCATGGCCGCGTGCAACGATGCGCGACCCGATGCGCTGCGTGCGCTGGACGCTGCCCGCGAGCGCGACCCCGACTGGTTCCTCGCCCAGGACATGATCGGCTACACCGCCTATGCCGACCGTTTCGGCGTCGATCTGCGCGGTGTCGCCGAACGGGTGCCGTACCTGCAGGGACTCGGCATCCGCTATCTGCATCTGCTGCCGTTCCTGCACGCGCGCGAAGGCGACAACGACGGCGGCTTCGCGGTGCGCGACTACGATGCGGTGGAGCCGTCGCTCGGCACCGACGACGATCTCGATGCGCTGACCACGGCACTTCGCGATGCCGGGATCAGCCTGTGCGCCGACCTGGTGCTCAACCACACCGCCGACGACCATCATTGGGCGCTGGCCGCACTGCGCGGCGACCCGCACTATCGCGCCTACTACCATCGCTTTGCGGACCGCGCGTTGGCCGACGCCTACGAACGCGATCTGCATCAGGTGTTTCCGCAGACCGCGCCGGGCAATTTCACGTATGTCCCGACGCTCGGCTGGGTGTGGACCACGTTCTACGGCTACCAGTGGGACCTGAACTGGTCGAACCCCGATGTCTTCGTCGAGATGGCGCTGACGATGCTGCGGCTCGCCAATCGCGGGATCGAAGCCTTCCGCCTCGATTCCACCGCCTATCTGTGGAAACGCCTCGGCACCGATTGCATGAACCAGCCCGAAGCGCACGCGATCCTGCAGGCGCTGCGCGCGGTGGTCGACATCGTCGCGCCGGGCGTGCTGCTGAAGGCCGAAGCGATCGTGCCCGCGCGCGAGTTGCCGCCCTATTTCGGTCTGAGCAATGACAGCGGCAACGGCAGCGGTAACGACAGCGCCGCCGGCCGCGAATGCCATCTCGCCTATCACAGCACGCTGATGGCGGCGCTGTGGGTGGCACTGGCGGAACAGCGCGGCGATCTGCTCGCCGACGTGATCGCCCACACGCCGACACTGCCGAAGGCCAGCGGCTGGCTGACCTATCTGCGCTGCCACGACGACATCGGCTGGAACGTACTGCGCGAGGAAGCCCGGGGCGGCGAAAGCCATGCGCCGTTCGACCTCGCGCGCGTCGCGCGGTTCTACGCGGGCGACACCGGCGATTCCTTCGCGCGCGGTTGCAGTTTCCAGAGCGCGGGCGGCGATCACGTGCACGGCACCAACGGCATGGCCAGCGCGCTCGCCGGCATCGCCGATGCGCAGGCGCGCGGCGACGCGGACGCGCTGGCTTTGGCCGAACAGAGGCTGCAATTGCTGTACGGCATCGTGTTCGTGACCGCAGGCTTGCCGGCGCTGTACATGGGCGACGAAATCGCGCTCGGCAACGACGAGGCCTACATCGACGATCCGCTGCGCGCAGCGGAAGGCCGCTGGCTGCATCGTCCGGCGATGGCTTGGGCGAAGGCCGATGCCGTCGACGCAGGACACGACACCGAAACCACCGCCGCGCATATCAGCAGCGCGCTGCGACGGATGATCGCCGTGCGCCGTGCGTCGCCGGCACTGCGCGGCGACGCGCCGATGCGCGCGCTCGACTTCGCGGACACCGCTTTGCTCGGCATCGCGCGCGGCGACGACTTCATCGCGCTGTTCAATCTGAGCGCACGGCCGGTCTCGGCAACACCGCCGACAGCGTTCGTCGGATCGCGATGGCGCGACTTGCTCGACGACAACAAACCAGCGATCGCACTGCCCATCGTCCTGGCGCCATATGCGCTACGCTGGCTGCGTCGTGAGTAA
- a CDS encoding TonB-dependent receptor, with the protein MRRQPNQPPHRRTTTLRPHALSWAVCLLLAPTFASAQTADAPANDNSTPGDLDTIVITATAGGKSKLRTSVSTSSISPDAIERSAPRSTAEIFRNIPGIRSESTGGEGNANIAVRGLPVASGGAKFLQLQEDGLPVLEFGDIAFGNADIFLRNDWSIDRIEAVRGGSASTFASNSPGGVINFISNTGEQQGGAVGLTTGLDYGSHRVDFRYGMPFGDGWRFHVAGFYRRGDGVRDAGYTAEKGGQLKANLTKDFENGYARFYFKRLDDRAIGYLPVPTRATGSNGSPNLGAIEGFDPARDTLQSRYFLTDIGLDGANNRRSTDIADGMHPDSTVVGAEVEYRFGDGWKINEKFRYADTSGRFVGQFPAEVGSAAAIAPTIGGAGATLRYSNGPNAGQAYTGTVVRTHLFNTTLNDLGNYANDLKLTRSFGVGDGGNLDLSAGYYASRQNIDMDWVWNSYLQELRGNGNSALIDVYSATNVNLSDNGLYAYGVPFWGNCCTRSYNAKYEIGAPYLSAAFSLGKLDIDASVRRDSGDATGNYAGAVQAANVDVDGDGTISGPELSVSQINNAGASPVNYDWGYTSYSVGANYLLSDDLAGFARISRGGRANADRLLFGVVQPDGSVRAQDAVDLVDQYEAGLKWRRDGFSLFATAFFAKTEEQNFELTSQRFFDRVYNARGIELEASLRYNEFFVNGGLTWTDAEISKDEISPVNEGNTPRRQADVVYQLTGGYAASNWTVGANIIGTGDAYAQDNNQLVMPGYTQVNLFADYRFAESWVVGLNVNNLFDAFGITEAEEGSIVAGADNVIRARSIPGRTASLSVRYEF; encoded by the coding sequence ATGCGTCGCCAGCCGAACCAGCCGCCCCATCGCCGCACCACCACCCTGCGCCCCCATGCCCTGTCGTGGGCCGTGTGCCTGCTGCTGGCACCCACCTTCGCCTCGGCGCAAACCGCTGATGCCCCCGCGAACGACAACAGTACGCCCGGGGATCTCGACACCATCGTCATCACCGCCACCGCCGGCGGCAAATCCAAACTGCGCACCAGCGTGTCGACCAGCAGCATCTCCCCCGACGCCATCGAACGCTCGGCGCCGCGCTCCACTGCGGAAATCTTCCGCAACATCCCGGGCATCCGCTCCGAGTCCACCGGCGGCGAAGGCAACGCGAACATCGCGGTGCGCGGCCTGCCGGTCGCGTCCGGTGGCGCGAAATTCCTGCAGCTGCAGGAAGACGGTCTGCCGGTGCTGGAATTCGGCGACATCGCCTTCGGCAACGCCGACATCTTCCTGCGCAACGACTGGTCGATCGACCGCATCGAAGCGGTGCGCGGCGGCTCGGCGTCCACGTTCGCCAGCAACTCGCCCGGCGGCGTGATCAACTTCATCAGCAACACCGGCGAACAGCAGGGCGGCGCGGTCGGCCTCACCACCGGTCTCGATTACGGCAGCCACCGCGTCGACTTCCGCTACGGCATGCCGTTCGGCGACGGCTGGCGTTTCCATGTCGCCGGCTTCTATCGCCGCGGCGATGGCGTCCGCGATGCAGGCTACACCGCCGAAAAAGGCGGGCAGCTCAAGGCCAACCTCACCAAGGACTTCGAGAACGGGTACGCGCGTTTCTACTTCAAGCGCCTCGACGACCGCGCCATCGGCTATCTGCCGGTCCCGACCCGCGCCACCGGCAGCAACGGCAGCCCGAACCTGGGCGCGATCGAAGGCTTCGACCCCGCGCGCGACACGCTGCAGAGCCGCTATTTCCTGACCGATATCGGCCTGGACGGCGCCAACAACCGCCGCAGCACCGACATCGCCGACGGCATGCATCCGGACAGCACCGTGGTCGGCGCCGAGGTCGAATACCGCTTCGGCGACGGCTGGAAGATCAACGAGAAATTCCGCTACGCAGACACCAGCGGCCGTTTCGTCGGACAGTTCCCGGCCGAAGTCGGCAGCGCTGCGGCCATCGCGCCGACCATCGGCGGCGCCGGTGCCACCCTGCGCTACAGCAATGGCCCGAACGCCGGCCAGGCCTATACCGGCACGGTGGTGCGCACGCATCTGTTCAACACCACGCTCAACGATCTGGGCAACTACGCCAACGATCTCAAACTCACCCGCAGCTTCGGCGTCGGCGACGGCGGCAATCTCGATCTCAGCGCCGGCTACTACGCCTCGCGCCAGAACATCGACATGGACTGGGTGTGGAATTCCTATCTGCAGGAACTGCGCGGCAACGGCAATTCCGCGCTGATCGACGTGTACAGCGCCACCAACGTCAATCTCTCCGACAACGGCCTGTACGCCTACGGCGTGCCGTTCTGGGGCAACTGCTGCACGCGCAGCTACAACGCGAAGTACGAAATCGGCGCGCCGTATCTCTCGGCGGCCTTCTCGCTGGGCAAACTCGATATCGACGCCAGCGTGCGTCGCGACAGCGGCGACGCGACCGGCAACTATGCCGGCGCCGTGCAGGCCGCGAACGTCGATGTGGACGGCGACGGCACCATCTCCGGCCCGGAGCTGAGCGTGTCGCAGATCAACAACGCGGGCGCATCGCCGGTGAACTACGACTGGGGCTACACCTCGTACTCGGTCGGCGCGAACTATCTGCTCAGCGACGACCTCGCCGGTTTCGCGCGGATCAGTCGTGGCGGTCGCGCCAACGCCGACCGCCTGCTGTTCGGCGTGGTCCAGCCCGACGGCTCGGTACGCGCGCAGGACGCGGTGGATCTGGTCGATCAATACGAAGCCGGCCTGAAATGGCGTCGCGACGGTTTCAGCCTGTTCGCGACCGCGTTCTTCGCCAAGACCGAGGAACAGAACTTCGAACTCACCAGCCAGCGCTTCTTCGATCGCGTCTACAACGCGCGCGGCATCGAACTGGAAGCCTCGCTGCGCTACAACGAGTTCTTCGTCAACGGCGGCCTGACCTGGACCGACGCGGAGATCAGCAAGGACGAGATTTCTCCGGTCAATGAAGGCAACACGCCGCGCCGGCAGGCCGATGTGGTCTACCAGTTGACCGGCGGATATGCCGCCAGCAATTGGACGGTCGGCGCGAACATCATCGGCACCGGCGATGCCTACGCGCAGGACAACAACCAGCTGGTGATGCCCGGCTACACCCAGGTCAATCTGTTCGCGGATTACCGCTTCGCCGAGAGCTGGGTGGTCGGCCTGAACGTCAACAACCTGTTCGACGCGTTCGGCATCACCGAAGCGGAAGAAGGCAGCATCGTCGCTGGCGCCGACAACGTCATCCGCGCGCGCTCGATTCCGGGCCGCACCGCGTCGCTCAGCGTGCGCTACGAGTTCTGA
- a CDS encoding sodium/solute symporter (Members of the Solute:Sodium Symporter (SSS), TC 2.A.21 as described in tcdb.org, catalyze solute:Na+ symport. Known solutes for members of the family include sugars, amino acids, nucleosides, inositols, vitamins, urea or anions, depending on the system.): MADLNVHLGGLDLAVIALYALGIIALGLYVSKRRASAEDYFLASRSMTWPVIGLALLASNISSTTLIGLAGAAYGNGISVYNYEWMATVVLAFFCVFFLPFLLRSQVYTLPEYLERRYDRRSRVYFSALTIFLNIVVDTAGTLYGGAIMLKLILPQWPLWEIVAVLALSAGIYTVAGGLRAVIYTETVQAVILLGASVFIAFYAFDKAGGWNAVMAAVDPAKLSLIRPIDDPGVPWLGLVLGVPLLGFYFWCTNQFMVQRVLSAKDENHGRWGALFAGLLKLPVLYVMVLPGTAAILLYPQLDKPDLVYPTLIFDLLPAGLIGVVVAGFFAAIMSSIASTFNSAATLVTMDFVQPRLPGASNATLVRAGRITTIVFMVLAVAWAPQIERFESLWQYLQAVLAYAVPPVCALFLIGLFWRGANAKGAFASIVAGLIGGAALFYANVMAPAPLGLHFLYVAPLLFVLSAVVLIGVSAATTPPSMEQVGAMLWTPAFYRDETRQLAGLPWWQNYRVLSVLLLVLTAVIVWSFR, from the coding sequence ATGGCTGACCTCAATGTGCATCTGGGTGGCCTCGATCTGGCCGTGATCGCGCTGTACGCGCTCGGCATCATCGCCTTGGGTCTGTATGTCTCGAAGCGGCGCGCGTCGGCCGAGGATTACTTCCTCGCCTCGCGCTCGATGACCTGGCCGGTGATCGGGCTTGCGCTGCTGGCATCGAACATTTCATCGACCACGCTGATCGGTCTGGCCGGCGCGGCGTACGGCAACGGTATCTCGGTCTACAACTACGAATGGATGGCGACGGTGGTGCTCGCCTTCTTCTGCGTGTTCTTCCTGCCGTTCCTGCTGCGCTCGCAGGTGTACACGCTGCCGGAATATCTCGAACGCCGCTACGACCGACGTTCGCGCGTGTATTTCTCTGCACTCACCATCTTCCTCAACATCGTGGTCGATACCGCCGGCACGCTGTACGGCGGCGCGATCATGCTGAAGCTGATTCTTCCGCAGTGGCCGCTGTGGGAAATCGTCGCGGTGCTGGCGCTGTCCGCAGGCATCTACACCGTCGCGGGCGGCCTGCGCGCTGTGATCTACACCGAAACCGTGCAGGCGGTGATCCTGCTGGGCGCATCGGTGTTCATCGCGTTCTACGCGTTCGACAAGGCCGGCGGCTGGAATGCGGTGATGGCGGCGGTGGATCCTGCGAAGCTGTCGCTGATCCGCCCGATCGACGACCCCGGCGTGCCGTGGCTCGGGCTGGTGCTGGGCGTGCCGCTGCTCGGCTTCTATTTCTGGTGCACCAACCAGTTCATGGTCCAGCGCGTGCTGTCGGCGAAGGACGAGAACCACGGCCGTTGGGGCGCGCTCTTCGCGGGTCTGCTGAAACTGCCGGTGCTGTACGTGATGGTGCTTCCGGGTACGGCGGCCATCCTGCTGTATCCGCAGTTGGACAAACCCGATCTCGTCTATCCGACGCTGATCTTCGATCTGCTGCCGGCCGGACTGATCGGTGTGGTCGTCGCCGGTTTCTTCGCGGCGATCATGTCGTCCATCGCCAGCACCTTCAATTCCGCAGCGACGCTGGTGACCATGGATTTCGTGCAGCCGCGCCTGCCCGGCGCGAGCAATGCGACGCTGGTGCGCGCGGGGCGCATCACCACCATCGTGTTCATGGTGCTGGCGGTGGCGTGGGCGCCGCAGATCGAGCGATTCGAATCGCTGTGGCAATACCTGCAGGCGGTGTTGGCCTACGCGGTGCCGCCGGTGTGCGCGCTGTTCCTGATCGGTCTGTTCTGGCGCGGCGCGAATGCGAAAGGCGCGTTCGCGTCGATCGTCGCCGGTTTGATCGGCGGCGCCGCGCTGTTCTATGCGAACGTGATGGCGCCCGCGCCGCTGGGCCTGCATTTCCTGTACGTCGCGCCGCTGCTGTTCGTGCTCAGTGCGGTCGTGTTGATCGGTGTGAGCGCGGCGACCACGCCGCCATCGATGGAACAGGTCGGCGCGATGCTGTGGACGCCCGCGTTCTATCGCGACGAAACCCGCCAGCTCGCCGGTCTGCCGTGGTGGCAGAACTATCGGGTGCTGTCGGTGTTGCTGCTGGTGTTGACGGCGGTGATCGTGTGGAGTTTCCGCTGA
- a CDS encoding substrate-binding domain-containing protein: MADIAKLAGVSESTVSRALKDSPLIAASTRQRIQRLAEEAGYAVNPVASSLRSRQTGVITVAVPLVHERVAHLVDPFMMTMLAHLADALSDRGYNMLLSKIAAHQDGWVRRLQQPGRSDGVILIGQSFEHGSINEAARAGIPLTAWGTRLPAQKYPVVGTDNRLGGQIGTEHLIRHGRRRIAFLGDERLPEVGHRHDGYRHALRTAGLKAHPELHVRSHFGSEDAYASVRALIDSGADFDGVMAASDVIAISAIRALSESGRRVPQDVSVVGFDDILLAEHTHPALTTVRQELAQGAIKLVDTVIAAIRGEHPESTTLAPSLIVRASA, from the coding sequence ATGGCGGATATCGCCAAGCTCGCCGGCGTCTCCGAATCCACCGTCTCGCGCGCGCTGAAAGACAGCCCGCTGATCGCGGCCAGCACCCGCCAGCGCATCCAGCGCCTTGCCGAAGAGGCCGGCTACGCGGTGAATCCGGTCGCCAGCAGCCTGCGTTCGCGCCAGACCGGCGTGATCACGGTGGCGGTGCCGCTGGTCCACGAACGGGTCGCGCATCTGGTCGATCCCTTCATGATGACGATGCTCGCGCACCTCGCCGATGCGCTGAGCGACCGCGGCTACAACATGCTGCTGTCGAAGATCGCCGCGCACCAGGACGGCTGGGTGCGACGGCTGCAGCAGCCCGGGCGCAGCGACGGCGTGATCCTGATCGGCCAAAGCTTCGAGCACGGCTCGATCAACGAAGCCGCGCGCGCCGGCATCCCGCTCACCGCCTGGGGCACGCGGTTGCCGGCGCAGAAATATCCGGTGGTCGGCACCGACAACCGCCTCGGCGGGCAGATCGGCACCGAGCACCTGATCCGCCACGGCCGCCGCCGCATCGCCTTCCTGGGCGACGAGCGCCTGCCGGAAGTCGGCCACCGCCACGACGGCTATCGTCACGCGCTGCGCACCGCCGGCCTGAAGGCGCATCCCGAACTGCACGTGCGCAGCCACTTCGGCAGCGAAGACGCCTACGCCAGCGTGCGCGCGCTGATCGACAGCGGCGCCGATTTCGATGGCGTGATGGCGGCCTCGGACGTGATCGCGATCAGCGCGATCCGCGCATTGTCCGAATCCGGCCGCCGGGTGCCGCAGGATGTGTCGGTGGTCGGCTTCGACGACATCCTGCTCGCCGAACACACGCACCCGGCACTGACGACGGTACGCCAGGAACTGGCGCAGGGCGCGATCAAACTGGTCGATACCGTGATCGCCGCGATCCGTGGCGAGCATCCGGAATCGACGACGCTGGCGCCGAGCCTGATCGTCAGGGCATCGGCGTAG
- a CDS encoding DUF2339 domain-containing protein, translating to MDDLAGILILLGLAVLTVPLLLVMALIKIGNAKLRIDALERDVQRLQARVLNVESSRAAPAAPKPAEAQESAFQPPPRAQPAAASPPPTRIDAPESPLDAPISGRARFDVPESPLPETPRPESVSAAGMPPPLPSERAVPAAAATQAPPRPQRPPPAPPADPFAPIIDGVRRWFTEGNVPVKIGMLVLLAGVAALLKYASDQHWLVVPIELRLAGIAAAAIGGLVFAWKQRDTRRSFSLSLQGGAIGVLMLVTFAAFKLYHLMPAGAAFGITIALVAGLGVLAVLQNALALAVFGILAGFLAPIWLSTGSGNHVALFSYYAVLNLGIFGIAWAQSKGQGPWRLLNLLGFVFTFGIGTLWGVLQYKPEKFATTEPFLLLFFALYLLIPIFYARGRSNRDENAHGLVDGTLVFGTPLVAFSLQAGLLHGGVFGDSRMPLALSALGAAAIYALLAAFLRGRGRFSSLVDSYAVLAVGFSTLSVPLALSARATASVFALEGAALVWLGVRQERRLPQISGLLLQFGAALAFVLGIGGISSGFSPTGAMVDTPIANPAFMAALLIALAGFATAWTYRKTLDNGLVGLFTLWAFGWWTFAGLNEIGEYMPYRYRVDAMFAFMTLTAWVAAELRRRFDDMALLGGLAAMALLLGVPFAMAQSAEHAYPFREWGTAAWVVYAALGWRALVCLRDTGTGVRLFAHGGWFWSWVVALALAAFHLVYRSEADFADAAVVVQTMGDGWRMLALGLPVFVFAALLQLRPALLAPPLARGFEDYRKLLSASAWVVLAMFWLLSLFFPGDSAPLPWVSVLNPLELLQVAVLALLAQRAWAGRGTQAPRIGATNIGVPLFALAAFAWITFATLRATHQWGHATWSPSMLDDYIVQTALTVVWSVLGVLGWIFGSKRGDRLLWGAGAVLMGVVLLKLLLIDRSHLGNLFGIVSFIAYGLLCTAVGYFAPAPPRRAASAEVSA from the coding sequence ATGGATGATCTTGCTGGAATCCTGATCCTGCTGGGCCTTGCGGTTCTCACGGTGCCCCTGCTGTTGGTGATGGCGTTGATCAAGATCGGCAACGCGAAACTCAGGATCGACGCGCTCGAACGCGACGTGCAGCGCCTGCAGGCGCGGGTCCTCAATGTCGAATCCTCGCGTGCCGCGCCGGCGGCACCGAAACCTGCCGAAGCGCAGGAAAGCGCGTTCCAACCTCCGCCCCGTGCGCAGCCCGCCGCCGCATCGCCGCCGCCGACGCGCATCGATGCGCCGGAATCGCCACTCGATGCGCCGATCTCCGGTCGCGCCCGTTTCGACGTGCCGGAGTCTCCGCTGCCGGAGACGCCACGCCCCGAATCCGTCTCCGCAGCGGGCATGCCGCCGCCGCTGCCGTCCGAGCGCGCAGTGCCTGCCGCCGCCGCGACACAGGCGCCGCCGCGTCCGCAGCGCCCGCCGCCTGCGCCGCCGGCCGACCCTTTCGCACCGATCATCGACGGTGTCCGCCGCTGGTTCACCGAAGGCAATGTGCCGGTGAAGATCGGCATGCTGGTGTTGCTGGCCGGTGTCGCCGCGCTGTTGAAATACGCCAGCGACCAGCATTGGCTCGTGGTGCCGATCGAATTGCGTCTGGCCGGGATTGCGGCGGCGGCCATCGGCGGACTGGTGTTCGCATGGAAACAACGCGACACGCGGCGGTCGTTCTCGCTGTCGCTGCAGGGCGGCGCCATCGGCGTGTTGATGCTGGTGACCTTCGCGGCCTTCAAGCTGTATCACCTGATGCCTGCAGGCGCCGCATTCGGTATCACCATCGCGCTGGTCGCCGGGCTCGGTGTGCTCGCCGTGCTGCAGAACGCATTGGCGCTGGCGGTGTTCGGCATCCTCGCCGGCTTCCTCGCGCCGATCTGGCTGTCCACCGGCAGCGGCAATCACGTCGCGCTCTTCAGCTATTACGCGGTGTTGAATCTCGGCATCTTCGGCATCGCATGGGCGCAGTCGAAAGGGCAGGGCCCGTGGCGGCTGCTCAATCTGCTCGGCTTCGTCTTCACCTTCGGTATCGGCACGCTTTGGGGCGTGCTGCAGTACAAGCCGGAGAAATTCGCGACCACCGAACCCTTCCTGCTGCTGTTCTTCGCGCTGTATCTGCTGATCCCGATCTTCTACGCGCGCGGTCGGAGCAATCGCGACGAGAATGCGCATGGGCTGGTCGACGGCACGCTGGTGTTCGGCACGCCGCTGGTCGCGTTCTCGCTGCAGGCGGGCCTGCTGCATGGCGGCGTGTTCGGCGACAGCCGCATGCCGCTGGCGCTGTCGGCACTCGGTGCGGCTGCGATCTACGCGCTGTTGGCGGCATTCCTGCGCGGGCGCGGACGTTTCTCGTCGCTGGTCGACAGCTATGCGGTGCTCGCGGTCGGTTTCTCGACGCTGTCGGTGCCGCTGGCGCTGTCGGCGCGCGCGACCGCCAGCGTGTTCGCGCTGGAAGGCGCCGCGCTGGTGTGGCTGGGCGTGCGTCAGGAGCGTCGTTTGCCGCAGATTTCCGGCCTGCTGCTGCAGTTCGGTGCGGCGCTGGCGTTCGTGCTGGGCATCGGAGGCATCAGCAGCGGGTTCTCGCCGACGGGTGCGATGGTGGATACGCCGATCGCCAATCCCGCCTTCATGGCGGCGCTGCTGATTGCATTGGCCGGTTTCGCCACTGCCTGGACCTATCGCAAGACGCTCGACAACGGTCTGGTCGGCCTGTTCACGCTCTGGGCCTTCGGCTGGTGGACCTTCGCCGGTCTGAACGAGATCGGCGAGTACATGCCGTACCGGTATCGCGTCGACGCGATGTTCGCCTTCATGACGCTCACCGCCTGGGTCGCGGCGGAACTGCGCCGTCGTTTCGACGACATGGCGCTGCTGGGTGGCCTCGCCGCGATGGCGCTGCTGCTGGGCGTGCCGTTCGCGATGGCGCAATCGGCCGAACATGCGTATCCGTTCCGAGAATGGGGCACGGCGGCCTGGGTGGTGTACGCGGCGCTCGGTTGGCGCGCGCTGGTCTGCCTGCGCGACACCGGCACGGGAGTGCGTCTGTTCGCGCACGGCGGGTGGTTCTGGTCGTGGGTCGTCGCGCTGGCGCTGGCGGCGTTCCATCTGGTGTATCGCAGCGAGGCGGACTTCGCCGATGCGGCCGTGGTCGTGCAGACGATGGGCGATGGTTGGCGGATGCTGGCGCTGGGACTGCCGGTCTTCGTGTTCGCCGCGCTGCTGCAGTTGCGGCCGGCGTTGCTGGCGCCGCCGCTGGCGCGCGGTTTCGAGGATTACCGCAAGCTGCTGTCGGCCTCGGCGTGGGTGGTGCTGGCGATGTTCTGGCTGCTGTCGCTGTTCTTCCCGGGCGACAGTGCGCCGTTGCCGTGGGTGAGCGTGCTCAATCCGCTGGAATTGCTGCAGGTGGCGGTGCTCGCACTGTTGGCGCAGCGCGCGTGGGCCGGTCGCGGAACGCAGGCGCCCCGCATCGGTGCAACGAACATCGGCGTGCCGCTGTTCGCGCTGGCCGCCTTCGCCTGGATCACGTTCGCCACCCTGCGCGCGACCCACCAGTGGGGCCACGCAACGTGGTCGCCATCGATGCTCGACGACTACATCGTGCAGACCGCGTTGACGGTGGTCTGGAGCGTGCTGGGCGTACTCGGCTGGATCTTCGGTTCGAAGCGCGGCGATCGCCTGCTCTGGGGCGCGGGCGCGGTGCTGATGGGCGTGGTGCTGCTGAAGCTGCTGCTGATCGATCGCAGCCATCTGGGCAATCTGTTCGGCATTGTTTCTTTCATTGCGTACGGTCTGCTGTGTACGGCCGTGGGGTATTTCGCCCCGGCACCGCCGCGGCGCGCGGCATCTGCGGAGGTTTCGGCATGA